From Cherax quadricarinatus isolate ZL_2023a chromosome 56, ASM3850222v1, whole genome shotgun sequence, a single genomic window includes:
- the LOC128700751 gene encoding saccharopine dehydrogenase-like oxidoreductase: protein MADMTKKQYDLVVLGATGYTGQFIAEEVARIAKENEGLTYAFAGRNKDKLDKTVEMAKTRTGLDLQNVGIIVADVNDEGSLLNMAKQAKVVINCVGPYRFYGEKIVSACIKGAANHVDISGEPEYLEKVQLRYSKEAQDNGVHVVGSCGFDSIPADLGTLYLQDIFPGDVNSVEAVVSLDDTSVGSASINYTTLECAVLGLIHNKDLKKLRQELYTTPLPKPAYKPEPRGKLFYSNEAERWCLPNLASDRSVVVRSQRLHYELEKRRPAQINVYFGTSSLGTAIGGIFFGIFFYFMTSFVFTRNLLLKYPELFTFGLFTRKGPKRSDLSGLKFCVTLTGKGWDKKLEDPDEQYTQPPNITKVVQVKGPDPGYNSTAIFATQSAMTILKEKDKLPGKGGVYTPAAAFLKTDLCSNLEKNGISFTIKK from the exons ATGGCTGATATGACGAAAAAGCAGTATGATCTGGTGGTGCTTGGAGCCACTGGATATACAGGGCAGTTTATTGCTGAAGAG GTTGCCAGAATTGCCAAAGAAAACGAGGGCCTAACATATGCCTTTGCCGGCCGTAACAAGGATAAGCTGGACAAGACGGTGGAGATGGCAAAGACTAGGACAGGTCTTGATTTGCAGAATGTTGGTATTATTGTTGCAGATGTTAATGATGAAGGAAGCCTCCTGAATATGGCAAAGCAGGCCAAGGTTGTCATCAATTGTGTTGGACCG TATCGTTTCTATGGTGAGAAAATTGTATCTGCCTGCATCAAGGGAGCAGCTAATCATGTGGACATCAGTGGGGAACCTGAGTACTTGGAAAAAGTGCAGTTACGCTACTCCAAGGAGGCTCAAGATAATGGAGTGCATGTTGTAGGCTCCTGTGGCTTTGACTCCATTCCTGCTGATTTGGGAACACTATATTTGCAGGATATATTCCCAG GAGATGTGAATTCTGTGGAAGCAGTAGTTAGCCTGGATGATACCTCGGTT GGCAGTGCTAGTAtcaactacacaacactggagtgtgCTGTCCTAGGATTGATACACAACAAGGACCTGAAGAAGCTGCGTCAGGAGCTATACACCACTCCTCTGCCTAAACCTGCTTACAAACCTGAACCACG AGGAAAGTTGTTCTACAGTAATGAGGCTGAGCGCTGGTGTCTTCCCAACTTGGCATCTGATCGCTCTGTTGTGGTGCGCTCGCAGCGTCTGCACTATGAACTGGAGAAGAGACGACCTGCTCAAATAAATGTCTATTTTGGCACATCATCATTAGGAACTGCCATAGGTGgcatattttttggaattttcttCTACTTCATGACATCATTTGTGTTCACCAGAAATCTGCTGTTGAAG TATCCAGAGCTTTTCACATTTGGTCTATTCACTCGAAAGGGCCCAAAACGCTCTGATTTGTCCGGTTTGAAATTCTGTGTGACCTTGACTGGGAAAGGTTGGGATAAGAAGTTGGAAGACCCCGATGAACAGTACACACAGCCACCCAATATTACCAAAGTAGTTCAG GTAAAGGGacctgacccaggctacaataGTACTGCTATTTTTGCAACCCAGAGTGCCATGACCATCCTTAAAGAAAAAGACAAACTACCAGGAAA GGGTGGTGTGTATACTCCGGCTGCAGCCTTCCTGAAGACTGACCTCTGCTCAAACCTGGAAAAAAATGGCATCAGCTTCACTATCAAGAAATAA